One window of the Aquila chrysaetos chrysaetos chromosome 8, bAquChr1.4, whole genome shotgun sequence genome contains the following:
- the GHDC gene encoding GH3 domain-containing protein, with product MLPAVAVAVAVAVAVAVAVAVALPAAPALRHRLSRSALRRAAGWYRRRLELLGSEVRLSQERRLRRLLPAGTERGSEAFRERHPLGQSCPEGAPGGQVPPLRPWALLRSCWGTDPPLQGSLLYLDALRTAFPQALAPRGTALLSWAPGRPRAPAGWPLPTLYCTPAEAGALPSRAAALRVQLLFALQARALRVLEAGLAAELHDALAALRAGWPELAQDLALGRLSPQPGLPEDARGRLQALLVPDAARAAELRAECARGFEGIVQRLWPQLDVVVVGTAHGTEQLYCDALRQADCKGLPFYCPFYWAAGALLGVNLWPEEPAPRFLLCPDWAFYEFLPCPAEEEPRTVLLGELWEGREYGLVLTAWPGEYRCRAGEVLRVTGFHKQCPVVEPVRRESQALSVRGESIPEERFYRSLCRAVGMWPGARLVDYVCVESALLGASSGACAPHYEVFVELRGLRDLSEGQRYKLDQCLQEDFPIYKSFRFKGSIGPLRLHLVGVGAFARLREALGSPLPMPRVLREERLLQLIQSTVIS from the exons ATGCTGCCGGCGGTGGCCGTGGCGGTGGCCGTGGCGGTGGCCGTGGCCGTGGCCGTGGCCGtggcgctgcccgccgcccccgcgctGCGGCACCGGCTGTCCCGCTCCGCGCTGCGCCGGGCCGCGGGCTGGTACCGGCGGcggctggagctgctgggcagcGAGGTGCGGCTCAGCCAGGagcggcggctgcggcggctgCTGCCCGCCGGCACGGAGCGCG GCTCGGAGGCTTTCCGGGAGCGTCACCCCCTGGGACAGAGCTGCCCCGAAGGGGCGCCGGGGGGGCAGGTCCCCCCGCTGCGCCCCTGGGCTCTGCTCCGCAGCTGCTGGGGCACCGACCCCCCTCTGCAg GGGTCCCTGCTCTACCTGGATGCCCTCCGCACCGCCTTCCCGCAGGCCCTGGCCCCCCGGGGCACggccctgctctcctgggcgcccggccgcccccgTGCCCCGGCGGGCTGGCCCCTGCCCACCCTGTACTGCACCCCGGCCGAGGCGGGCGCCCTGCCCTCGCGGGCCGCCGCGCTGCGGGTGCAGCTGCTCTTTGCCCTTCAGGCGCGTGCCCTGCGGGTGCTGGAGGCCGGGCTGGCCGCCGAGCTGCATGATGCGCTGGCAGCCCTGCGCGCCGGCTGGCCCGAGCTGGCCCAGGACCTGGCGCTGGGCAGGCTGAGCCCCCAGCCCGGGCTGCCCGAGGATGCGCGGGGCCGGCTGCAGGCGCTGCTGGTCCCCGACGCCGCCCGGGCGGCCGAGCTCCGGGCCGAGTGCGCCCGCGGCTTCGAGGGCATCGTGCAGCGCCTGTGGCCGCAGCTggatgtggtggtggtggggacgGCACACGGCACGGAGCAGCTCTACTGCGATGCCCTCCGCCAGGCCGACTGCAAGGGGCTGCCGTTCTACTGCCCCTTCTACTGGGCGGCGGGAG ccctgctcggTGTGAACCTGTGGCCGGAGGAGCCAGCGCCCCGATTCCTGCTGTGCCCTGACTGGGCTTTCTATGAGttcctgccctgcccggccgaGGAGGAGCCACGGACGGTGCTGCTGGGCGAGCTCTGGGAGGGACGCGAGTATGGGCTGGTCCTGACGGCCTGGCCAGGAGAGTACAG GTGCCGTGCCGGGGAGGTGCTGAGGGTGACTGGCTTCCACAAGCAGTGTCCCGTGGTGGAGCCCGTGCGCAG GGAGAGCCAGGCCCTGAGTGTGCGGGGTGAGAGCATCCCCGAGGAGCGGTTCTACCGGAGCCTGTGTCGCGCCGTGGGCATGTGGCCGGGCGCTCGCCTGGTTGACTACGTCTGTGTGGAGAGTGCCCTGCTGG GCGCCTCCTCAGGGGCCTGCGCCCCCCACTACGAGGTGTTCGTGGAGCTGCGGGGCCTGCGGGACCTGTCGGAGGGGCAGCGCTACAAG ctggacCAGTGTCTCCAGGAGGATTTCCCCATCTATAAGTCCTTCCGCTTCAAGGGCAGCATCGGGCCCCTGCGCCTGCACCTGGTGGGGGTCGGAGCCTTCGCCCGGCTGCGGGAGGCGCTgggctcccccctccccatgcccagGGTCCTGCGGGAGGAGCGGCTGCTGCAGCTCATCCAGAGCACCGTCATATCCTAG